TGCGACCGGCGTAGACCGCATCGGGGTCGGCAGCCGGAGGGTCGGTGGACCAGTGCATCAGATCGGCCTCGCAGAAACGCTGTTCCCCACACGCGGCCAGGGCGTTGCGCACTCGACGCATGTGGTCGACGGTCACCTCGTCCACGGGGAAGATTCCCGCCAGCCCACCCCACTCGGTGGTCATGTTGGCGATGCTCAGCCGCGCGTCCATGCCGAGCGAGGCGACGCCGTCGCCGGTGAACTCGACGACCGCGTTCAGCACCTCACCGGCCGCGAACATGCCGCACAGGGCCAGGATCACGTCCTTGCCCGCCACTCCCGTGGCCAGTTCTCCACGAAGTTCCACCCGCAGGGTCCGCGGCACCTGCCACCAGAACGTACCGGTGCTCCAGACCGCCGCGGCGTCGGTGCGGACGATCGGCGTGCCCAGAGCACCCAGTGCACCGTACGTGGTGGCGTGGGAATCGCTGGCCACACACAACGATCCCGGAACCACGTAGCCGCGCGACACCATGATCTGATGGCCGATGCCGGTGCCGGCGGGGTAGAAGTCCACGCCGTGGCCGCGCGCGAAGCCCTCGATCGAAGCGTACCTGCGCTGGTTGGCCTCGCTGCGGTTCTGGACGTCGTGGTCGAGCGCGAACACGGGCTGGGTCGGGTCGTGGATCCTGCCCACGCCGATCGCACGGAACTTCTCGATGACCGCGGCCGTGTTGTCGTGGGTGAGGACGTGCCGGGGACACAGACCGACGACGTCGCCGGCACGGATCCGGCGCCGCGGTCCGCGCGTCATGTGCGCCTGGACGATCTTCTCGGCCAGGGTCTGGCCGCCGACGGTGTTCACGACCGGTCCCTCTGACAAAGGGACATGAAGTTCCGCGCCGAGCCGAAGTCGTCGAGCATCCAGACCGTCTCCTTCACTCGCTTCCGGGCGATCTCACTGAGGACGGGATCGGACAGGGCGTCGAACTTGGCCTCGATCTCGTGATCGCTCAGGGGATTGCGAGGATCACCCTTCGGGTGGTCCAGCTTCTCGGAGAACTCGCGCCCGTCCTTGGTCCGGATCCTCACGACCGCCTGCTGGAGCTCGGGGAACACGGCCTCGACGTCGGGATCGGGCATGACCTCCACCTTGCCCAGCTGCGCCCGCAACACCGGATCGGCGATCCTCTCGGGCGTGAACTGCGCCGGGGTGACGTTCCGGTCCACGAGGACGGCTGCGATCACGTAGGGCAACGAGTGGTCGGCCGTCTCCTTGCTCTGCGGATCGTACTTGCTGGGATCGGCGAGGATGTCCGCGGCGCGCGCCGTCGTTCGGACCAGAACGCTCTCGATCTCGTCGGGTGCGAGATCGTTGTCGCGGACGATGTCGAGCGTGGCCGAGATCGGCGCGTGGGTGAGCGCCTCGGTCGGAAAGGCCTTCATGCCACATCGTTCGATCCGCCAGGTCTCGCCCAGTCCGTCGGTCAGCACGTCGAGATCCCACTCCGGTCCCAGGCAGTGCACCAACCCCTCCTTGCCGTCGATCACGTGCCGCGGGCCGGTGTACCCCCGCTCGGCCAGCAGCGCGGCCGTCATTCCCGACTGGGTGGCCATCGGGTCGACCGAATTCTTCGTCATGGTCAGTTCGCCCGCCGTGACCGCTCCGAAGGTCGCGTTGTGCGACGCCGCGATGCCGATGGCGTGCTGGATGCGCTCGGTGTCGAGTCCCAGCAACCGGCCCGCTACGATCGGGGAGACGACGGCCGTCAGGGTGGCGTGGTGCCAACCGCGTTCCCTG
This region of Candidatus Krumholzibacteriia bacterium genomic DNA includes:
- a CDS encoding MmgE/PrpD family protein → MSDTVTATMARWAAGLRFDDIPPEVLHQAKRFLLDSVGCAFGGFLQEDCGIALDVLAECAGTGECTVLASGEKADPVSATLANALMIRSMDYNDIYWRQDPVHPSDVIPAAMAACERQDLDARDLLLGVVLGHEFEMRLAEAAFPGIRERGWHHATLTAVVSPIVAGRLLGLDTERIQHAIGIAASHNATFGAVTAGELTMTKNSVDPMATQSGMTAALLAERGYTGPRHVIDGKEGLVHCLGPEWDLDVLTDGLGETWRIERCGMKAFPTEALTHAPISATLDIVRDNDLAPDEIESVLVRTTARAADILADPSKYDPQSKETADHSLPYVIAAVLVDRNVTPAQFTPERIADPVLRAQLGKVEVMPDPDVEAVFPELQQAVVRIRTKDGREFSEKLDHPKGDPRNPLSDHEIEAKFDALSDPVLSEIARKRVKETVWMLDDFGSARNFMSLCQRDRS